Proteins from one Thermococcus sp. M36 genomic window:
- a CDS encoding TIGR00153 family protein — MPIFGGKESGVFETIENHLAVVDETLVAFRELMRVYLEGDFERAKAFEREVDELESKADRLRRDIETMLYEGAFLPANRGDYVRLSELIDQVADAAESAAHTLILAKPKVPAELKDEIMELVDSSIKSYKVLVEAVRALNRDVDKAIELAKAVEDSEEGADDVEYDVKGKVFESETITTYAKIIWNQILTKIGDIADRAEDASDQVMLMAIKRMG, encoded by the coding sequence ATGCCGATATTCGGTGGTAAGGAGAGCGGGGTCTTTGAGACCATCGAGAACCACCTTGCGGTCGTGGACGAAACCCTCGTGGCGTTCAGGGAGCTCATGAGGGTGTACCTTGAAGGGGACTTCGAGAGGGCAAAGGCCTTTGAGAGAGAGGTCGACGAGCTTGAGAGCAAAGCCGACAGGCTGAGAAGGGACATCGAGACCATGCTCTACGAGGGTGCATTCCTTCCAGCAAACAGGGGCGACTACGTAAGGCTCAGCGAGCTCATAGACCAGGTCGCCGATGCGGCCGAGAGTGCGGCACACACCCTGATCCTTGCAAAGCCAAAGGTGCCGGCGGAGCTCAAAGACGAGATTATGGAGCTTGTAGACTCATCAATCAAAAGCTATAAGGTTCTCGTTGAGGCCGTGAGGGCCCTAAACCGCGACGTTGACAAGGCCATAGAGCTGGCAAAAGCCGTGGAGGACTCAGAAGAGGGGGCCGACGATGTGGAGTATGACGTGAAGGGGAAGGTTTTTGAAAGCGAGACCATCACAACCTATGCCAAGATTATCTGGAACCAGATACTGACCAAGATAGGCGACATAGCAGACCGTGCGGAGGACGCTTCCGACCAGGTCATGCTCATGGCAATAAAGAGAATGGGATGA
- a CDS encoding tubulin-like doman-containing protein: MLQFPDVVVGIGGAGKNIVFSILETEWLIEQLLKEDRRYTFIVMDTASAEYGTDVAKAEKLKEKIEDMASRLGRPSNIEIDVRNIISNLSIDRPEVLYTTNLIEALHRKRKVKVWWILDPEKGVNNTEGLKKYEAAGFSKGTIRRRGVTKAMFYKALVEGKVDDVFQIPPGSQEVAIIVGLGGGTGSGLFIDIAKRLAEVNFGAQVVLFGILPTLKEGNNEKANAYIALSELEYLRLTQGKVDDQLFTHVVLTTIEPTGFTGAGDAYKAKTEALNEFAETFTHILMNFYDAKSGNFSDILEGGHYGRFILATGGIVRYEVESTMESKKNLEKAINSLNSAISKEKDIRDKDIRPLIKYLQEKRLIDIGRDENKFYSRYIEYLKNQRILQEFYGFLTNPILGIFNYESPRSIIEGIHSRILMDERGFSEKVAGVKTSGEVLELISQLKTTIDSSKPESFRDDIDKAILDIAMRILDNIQLSLDHLRELHKFAFPDPIRARYEAYESEMGQMLRDLVTFDVKPAQIAKLEELKRAVGTDVTKLERQAQELREKQGEIEGEMKAIESQVDAVIDANSKLLVEYYEMVKELPSLRGTLSTSTKKINGVLEELKAKVLSDSVNRNLGPDELAARVNQELDPVLTNLRTIFTRLAQKFPGSSELGSLREVIDYINLVKNALLHYYGYKYYRYRQENRSLSERLRGRDYEAEMDKYLGDYERDLTSMMRYRDFFHYIRIRTTEDGEIGDLEVTMLYDLIATTINKMFSSIQMDVATNIGGKINVDLSEVPLQKLAEESSTPREFLKKAKEAIYLRMLSQKGLDRQMDEVKEQIAAIERDIESLRDFGSILDYVMDAVLTISGRIRKEWREEYENYESSINELKKYLEEKALRRHERGTFIYKVQPSPEALGLILDVATSNLAQVLRNPTLSAISKNEFQKIVNTYRELLSKLMQPAYLGIRRPRVIVQDERAPVEWELKGSMTYVNSSINNIMTEMAQEIKNVTLQVFRRSLHKGKDTLYIPVPVAGPWDIAVTIFLPGIFFENIYGVYDLSESYHDAYYQLKNSGKKRELFHHVYKLEDGWYIERIPMDFEDAIKYAAAELYNNVDVTEEIEKKNYIKQYIIPESEGETE; encoded by the coding sequence ATGCTCCAGTTCCCTGATGTCGTGGTGGGTATTGGTGGCGCCGGAAAGAACATAGTTTTTTCGATTCTGGAAACTGAGTGGCTTATAGAGCAGCTCCTGAAGGAGGACAGGAGGTATACTTTTATTGTCATGGACACCGCCTCCGCTGAATACGGTACCGACGTTGCCAAGGCCGAGAAGCTCAAGGAGAAAATAGAGGACATGGCATCAAGGCTTGGAAGGCCCTCGAACATAGAAATTGACGTCAGGAACATAATCTCCAACCTGAGCATAGACAGGCCCGAGGTTCTCTACACCACGAACCTCATAGAGGCCCTCCACAGGAAGAGGAAGGTCAAGGTGTGGTGGATACTGGATCCGGAGAAGGGTGTCAACAACACTGAAGGCCTTAAGAAGTACGAAGCCGCCGGCTTCTCCAAGGGGACCATAAGGAGGAGGGGAGTTACCAAGGCAATGTTCTATAAGGCCCTAGTTGAGGGCAAGGTTGACGATGTTTTCCAGATACCTCCAGGGTCGCAGGAAGTGGCCATCATTGTGGGACTCGGGGGTGGAACGGGCTCCGGGCTTTTCATTGACATAGCCAAGCGGCTGGCGGAGGTCAACTTCGGTGCCCAGGTGGTTCTCTTCGGGATCCTCCCAACGCTTAAGGAGGGCAACAACGAAAAGGCGAACGCGTATATAGCCCTCTCTGAGCTGGAGTACCTCCGCCTGACCCAGGGCAAGGTGGACGACCAGCTCTTTACCCACGTGGTTCTCACCACCATCGAGCCCACCGGGTTCACTGGGGCCGGGGACGCCTACAAGGCCAAGACTGAAGCCCTCAACGAGTTCGCCGAGACGTTCACCCACATCCTCATGAACTTCTACGACGCGAAGAGCGGCAATTTCTCGGACATCCTTGAGGGAGGCCACTACGGGCGCTTTATCCTCGCCACGGGTGGAATAGTCCGCTACGAAGTCGAGAGCACGATGGAGAGCAAAAAGAACCTTGAGAAGGCTATAAACTCGCTGAACAGCGCAATATCCAAGGAGAAGGACATCAGGGATAAGGACATACGGCCCCTCATAAAATACCTCCAGGAGAAACGCCTCATAGACATTGGCCGGGACGAGAATAAGTTCTACAGCAGGTACATCGAGTACCTCAAAAACCAGCGCATTCTCCAAGAGTTCTACGGGTTCCTCACTAACCCCATACTGGGGATCTTCAACTACGAGTCCCCTCGGAGCATCATTGAAGGAATCCACTCCCGCATCCTGATGGACGAGAGGGGCTTTTCGGAGAAGGTTGCGGGTGTAAAGACCTCCGGCGAGGTTTTGGAACTGATAAGCCAGCTTAAGACGACTATAGACTCATCGAAACCTGAGTCCTTCAGGGACGACATTGACAAGGCCATTCTCGACATCGCGATGAGGATACTGGACAACATCCAGCTGTCCCTTGACCACCTGAGGGAGCTCCACAAGTTCGCCTTCCCCGACCCGATAAGGGCGAGGTATGAGGCCTATGAGAGTGAAATGGGACAGATGCTCAGGGATCTCGTCACCTTTGACGTAAAGCCCGCCCAGATCGCGAAGCTTGAGGAGCTGAAACGTGCGGTGGGCACGGACGTAACGAAGCTTGAGCGCCAGGCCCAGGAGCTCAGGGAGAAGCAGGGCGAGATTGAGGGGGAAATGAAGGCCATAGAATCGCAGGTGGATGCCGTTATTGACGCGAACTCAAAGCTTCTTGTTGAGTACTACGAGATGGTCAAGGAGCTGCCCTCCCTGAGGGGTACCCTCAGCACGTCCACCAAGAAGATAAACGGCGTTCTTGAGGAGCTTAAGGCCAAGGTTCTGAGCGACTCCGTAAACCGGAATCTCGGGCCTGATGAGCTGGCGGCAAGGGTCAACCAGGAGCTCGACCCCGTCCTCACGAACCTCAGGACGATATTCACAAGGCTCGCCCAGAAGTTCCCGGGAAGCTCTGAACTCGGCTCCCTCAGGGAGGTGATAGACTACATAAACCTTGTCAAAAACGCCCTGCTCCACTACTACGGCTACAAATACTACAGGTACAGGCAGGAGAACAGGAGCCTGAGTGAAAGGCTGCGCGGCAGGGACTACGAGGCCGAGATGGACAAGTACCTTGGCGACTATGAGAGGGATCTCACCAGCATGATGAGGTACAGGGACTTCTTCCACTACATCCGCATAAGAACGACCGAGGACGGAGAAATCGGAGACCTCGAGGTGACAATGCTCTACGACCTGATAGCCACGACCATCAACAAGATGTTCAGCTCGATCCAAATGGACGTCGCCACGAACATCGGGGGGAAGATAAACGTTGATCTCAGCGAGGTGCCCCTCCAGAAGCTGGCGGAGGAAAGCTCGACACCGAGAGAGTTCCTCAAGAAGGCCAAGGAGGCAATATACCTGAGGATGCTATCCCAGAAGGGCCTTGACAGGCAGATGGACGAGGTTAAGGAGCAGATAGCGGCCATCGAGAGGGATATTGAGTCCCTCAGGGACTTCGGTTCCATACTTGACTACGTTATGGACGCCGTCCTGACGATATCCGGAAGGATACGGAAGGAGTGGAGGGAGGAGTACGAAAACTACGAGAGCAGCATCAATGAGCTCAAGAAATACCTGGAGGAGAAAGCCCTTCGCCGCCATGAGAGGGGCACGTTCATATACAAAGTCCAGCCTTCCCCCGAGGCCCTCGGCCTTATACTGGACGTTGCCACCAGCAACCTTGCCCAGGTTCTCAGGAACCCGACCCTTTCGGCCATCTCAAAGAACGAGTTCCAGAAGATAGTGAACACCTACCGCGAGCTGCTTTCGAAGCTCATGCAGCCTGCGTACCTCGGCATACGGAGGCCCAGGGTTATTGTCCAGGATGAGCGGGCGCCGGTTGAGTGGGAGCTCAAGGGCTCGATGACCTACGTCAACTCCTCAATAAACAACATCATGACTGAAATGGCGCAGGAGATCAAAAACGTCACCCTCCAGGTGTTCAGAAGGAGCCTCCACAAAGGGAAGGACACCCTCTACATACCCGTCCCTGTGGCGGGGCCATGGGACATAGCTGTCACAATATTCCTTCCGGGGATATTCTTCGAGAACATCTACGGCGTCTACGACCTCAGTGAGAGCTACCACGACGCCTACTACCAGCTCAAGAACTCCGGGAAAAAGAGGGAGCTCTTCCACCACGTTTACAAGCTTGAGGACGGCTGGTACATCGAGAGGATCCCGATGGACTTCGAAGATGCTATCAAATACGCCGCGGCTGAGCTTTACAACAACGTTGACGTGACGGAGGAGATAGAGAAGAAGAACTACATCAAGCAGTACATAATACCCGAGTCGGAGGGAGAGACCGAATGA
- a CDS encoding hydroxyacid dehydrogenase, with protein sequence MKVLVAAPLHEKAIEVLKNAGFEVLYEEYPDEERLIGLVGDVDAIIVRSKPKVTRKVIEAAPKLKVIGRAGVGLDNIDLEAAKERGIKVVNSPGASSRSVAELVLALMFNVARKVAFADRKMREGVWAKKQCMGIELEGKTLGIVGFGRIGYQIAKIAKALGMNVLLYDPYPNEERAKEVGGKFVDLETLLKESDVVTLHVPLIEQTYHLINEERLKLMKPTAILINAARGAVVDTEALVKALKEGWIAGAGLDVFEEEPLPAGHPLTELDNVVLTPHIGASTVEAQMRAGVQVAEQIVEILKG encoded by the coding sequence GTGAAGGTTCTCGTTGCGGCGCCGTTGCACGAAAAGGCGATAGAGGTTCTGAAGAACGCCGGTTTTGAGGTTCTTTACGAGGAGTACCCCGATGAGGAGAGGCTCATAGGGCTCGTCGGGGACGTTGATGCCATCATCGTCAGGAGCAAGCCAAAGGTGACCAGGAAAGTCATCGAGGCCGCTCCAAAGCTCAAGGTCATCGGAAGGGCGGGCGTCGGCCTCGACAACATAGACCTTGAGGCAGCAAAAGAGAGGGGGATTAAAGTCGTCAACAGCCCCGGTGCTTCCAGCAGAAGCGTCGCCGAGCTCGTCCTTGCCCTGATGTTCAACGTCGCCAGGAAGGTGGCCTTCGCCGACAGAAAGATGAGGGAAGGCGTCTGGGCCAAGAAGCAGTGCATGGGGATCGAGCTTGAGGGCAAGACTCTCGGAATAGTCGGCTTCGGCAGGATAGGCTACCAGATAGCCAAGATAGCCAAGGCCTTAGGGATGAACGTCCTCCTCTACGACCCCTACCCGAACGAGGAGAGGGCGAAGGAAGTCGGTGGGAAGTTCGTCGACCTTGAGACCCTCCTGAAGGAGAGCGACGTCGTTACGCTCCACGTTCCGTTAATAGAGCAAACCTACCACCTCATCAACGAGGAGAGGCTCAAGCTCATGAAGCCGACCGCGATACTCATCAATGCGGCAAGGGGTGCCGTCGTTGACACCGAGGCCCTCGTAAAGGCCCTGAAGGAGGGCTGGATCGCTGGAGCTGGCCTCGACGTCTTCGAGGAGGAGCCCCTACCTGCCGGCCACCCGCTCACGGAGCTCGACAACGTTGTCCTCACCCCTCACATCGGAGCCTCAACCGTCGAGGCCCAGATGAGGGCGGGCGTTCAAGTTGCAGAACAGATAGTTGAGATCCTGAAGGGCTGA
- a CDS encoding 2-dehydropantoate 2-reductase, translating into MRVYVLGAGSIGSLIGALLARAGNDVTLIGREEQVAAVRENGLRVSGVEEFTVRPEASLYAPDEPPELLILATKSYSTKTALECARNCIGPDTWILSIQNGLGNEDLALKITRNVMGGITTNGAMLVEWGHVRWAGKGVTVIGRYPRGRDAFVERVAEAFNDAGIETAVTENIIGWKWAKAIVNSVINGLGTVLEVKNGFLKDNPYLESLSVDIAREGCIVAQQLGIEFEIHPLELLWDTIERTRENYNSTLQDIKRGKRTEVDYIHGKIVEYAHSVGLDAPRNELLWALIKAKEGQSR; encoded by the coding sequence ATGAGAGTTTACGTCCTCGGCGCCGGTTCGATAGGCTCCCTCATCGGTGCCCTGCTCGCGAGGGCCGGCAACGATGTTACCCTCATAGGCCGGGAGGAACAGGTAGCCGCGGTACGGGAGAACGGCCTTCGCGTTTCGGGGGTCGAGGAGTTCACCGTCCGCCCTGAAGCGAGCCTGTACGCCCCTGACGAGCCGCCCGAACTTCTGATCCTGGCCACAAAGTCATACTCGACGAAAACCGCCCTCGAATGTGCCCGCAACTGCATCGGGCCCGACACATGGATCCTTAGCATCCAGAACGGCCTTGGAAACGAGGATCTGGCCCTGAAGATCACCCGGAATGTCATGGGGGGCATCACAACCAACGGGGCAATGCTGGTCGAGTGGGGACATGTCAGATGGGCCGGAAAGGGAGTCACCGTCATAGGGAGGTACCCGAGGGGGAGAGACGCCTTCGTCGAAAGGGTCGCGGAGGCTTTCAACGACGCAGGTATAGAAACCGCTGTGACGGAGAACATCATTGGCTGGAAGTGGGCAAAGGCCATCGTGAACTCGGTAATAAACGGGCTCGGAACGGTTCTTGAAGTCAAAAACGGGTTTCTGAAGGACAACCCCTATCTGGAGTCTCTCTCGGTGGACATCGCCAGGGAGGGGTGTATCGTCGCACAGCAGCTCGGCATAGAATTCGAGATACACCCGCTTGAGCTCCTCTGGGACACCATAGAGCGCACCCGGGAAAACTACAACTCGACGCTCCAGGACATAAAGAGGGGAAAGAGAACGGAGGTCGATTACATCCACGGGAAAATAGTCGAGTACGCCCACTCAGTCGGCCTTGACGCCCCGAGGAACGAGCTCCTGTGGGCCCTCATAAAGGCCAAGGAGGGGCAAAGTAGATAA
- a CDS encoding RNA methyltransferase, which produces MIGVVLVEPEGPVNIGMVARTMKNFGLRELVLVSPNITEESYAYAVRAVDILDNATILESFDEALELFDLTVGTTGKPGRTFIPHRAPLYPWELAETLRGYPGRVGLFFGRESIGLKNEELSRMDFTVTIPTSEEYPVMNLAQAVAVVLYELAKTRPEPMVEALKPATRGEKEQLIAAWGKLLDVLNYPKDDERREVFVKIFRRFVGRAVLYGREVHTLIGPLRKATMKLEECRNAER; this is translated from the coding sequence ATGATAGGTGTCGTTCTCGTTGAGCCAGAGGGGCCGGTCAACATTGGAATGGTGGCCAGGACGATGAAAAACTTTGGCCTTAGGGAGCTTGTTCTGGTCAGTCCAAACATCACGGAGGAGAGCTATGCCTACGCAGTGCGTGCAGTGGACATCCTGGACAACGCTACTATCCTTGAGAGCTTTGATGAGGCGCTGGAACTCTTTGACCTCACCGTCGGGACGACTGGAAAGCCCGGAAGGACGTTCATTCCGCACCGAGCCCCGCTCTATCCGTGGGAGCTGGCCGAAACCCTGAGGGGCTACCCGGGGAGGGTCGGCCTTTTCTTTGGCAGGGAGAGCATCGGACTGAAAAACGAAGAACTCTCCAGGATGGACTTTACGGTCACGATCCCCACGAGCGAGGAGTACCCCGTGATGAATCTTGCCCAGGCAGTCGCCGTGGTTCTCTATGAGCTAGCCAAGACGAGACCAGAACCGATGGTTGAGGCCTTAAAACCAGCGACGAGAGGGGAGAAAGAACAGCTGATAGCAGCATGGGGGAAGCTTCTCGATGTCCTCAACTACCCCAAGGACGACGAGCGGAGGGAGGTCTTCGTCAAGATTTTCAGGCGTTTCGTTGGCAGGGCAGTCCTCTACGGGAGAGAGGTTCACACCCTCATAGGTCCGCTGAGAAAGGCCACTATGAAACTGGAGGAGTGTAGAAATGCTGAGCGTTGA